The DNA region GGCCGCCTCAACGCCGCGATGGCCGCGGAGTCCGAGCACGTCCTCCTCGTCACCGCCGGCTGCCCCGCTCCCTGAAGCCCTGAGTCCGGCTCGACGCTGGACGTCATTCCCAGGGGCGCGGGGAACCGCTCCCCCGGACTCCGTCCGGGAGGTGCCCCCCACCAGCCCGTCTGCGGCCCGCAGGTCGTCACCGGCCCGAAGGGGCAGTTTCGTTCGGTCCGGACCACCGGCGGATGGGCCACGTCCGGCGGACCGGGGCAGCCGGGAGGGGATGCGCAACCCCAGCGGGAGCGGACCGGTAGGGTTCCGGGCGTGGACCGTATTGACTTGGACGCGTTCGGAACGCTGGTGGAACGCCCCGACGCGAGCATGCGTCGCGACTCGCAGGACCGATGGCGCGACCTGGTCCGCCCCGCCGCGGGCCTCGGCAAGCCCGCCGAACTCGCGGACTGGCTCGCCGCCGTCCAGGGCCAGGTCCCGGCCCGCCCGATCACCCGCCCCCGCGCCCTGGTCTTCGCCGCCGACCACGGCGTCTCCGCGCTGGGCGTCTCGGCCCGTCCCGCCGGCACCGCGTCCGCGCTGGCCCGCGCGGTCGTCGACGGCACCGCGCCGGTCGCCGTACTGGCCCGGCTGTACGGCGCGAGCATCCGCCTGGTGGACATGGCGCTGGACTGCGATCCCGCGGAGCTGCCCGCCGAGGCGACCGCGCACCGGGTACGCCGCGGCTCCGGCCGGGTCGACGTCGAGGACGCGCTGACGCTGGAGGAGGCCGACCAGGCGTTCCGCGCCGGCGTCGCGATCGCCGACGAGGAGGCCGACTCCGGCACCGACCTGGTGCTGCTCGGCGACCTGAGCGTGGGCGGCACCACCGTGGCCGGCATCCTGATCGCCGCGCTGTGCGGCACCGACGCCTCCGTGGTCACCGGCCGCGGCTCCGGCATCGACGACCTCACCTGGATGCGCAAGTGCGCGGCGATCCGCGACGGTCTGCGCCGCGCCCGGCCCGTCCTGGGCGACCAGCTCGCGCTGCTGGCCGCGGTGGGCGGCGCCGACTTCGCGGCGATCACCGGCTTCCTGCTGCAGGCCGCGGTCCGCAAGCTGCCGGTCGTGCTGGACGGCGTGGTCAGCGCGGCCTGCGCGCTGGTGGCGCAGCGCATCGCGTTCCGCGCGCCGGACTGGTGGGTGGCCGGGGTGGCCACCGGCGAGGCCGGGCAGGACAAGGCGCTGGACCGCGTCTCGCTGGAGCCGCTGCTGGACCGCGGGGTGAGCACGGGCGGCGGCGCCGGTTCCGTACTGGCGCTTCCCCTGCTCCAGGCCGCGGCCGCGCTCTCCGCCGAGCTGCGCCCGGAGACGCCGGAGCGGTCGGAGGCCGAGCCCACCCCTGACGTCACGGCATAACGGGCACAAGCCGCTTACCGGATAATCCGGTCATCAGCGCATATGCTTCCCGTTCATGGGAACCGCCCGGCGCGCCGCCGCCCTCACGGTGTGGTACCTCCGCATCGTCACCGCGGTGAACCTGCTGGGCGCGGTCTGGGTGAGCTTCGGGGCCGACATCCGCCGGCACAACGCGCAGGACTACTTCACGCCCTACCTGCTCACCGCCGGCTTCACCTCCACCGCGTTCGCGCTGTTCCTCGCGGTCGTGATGGGCCGCCGCAAGCGCGCCGCGTGGATTCTCAACCTGGTGCTGTGCGGCCTGTTCTTCGCGGCGCTGGCGCTGAGCATGGTGTGGCCCGACATCCACCGGCACCCGCAGAACTGGGTGTCGCTCGGCGTGACCACCGCGTTCCTGGTCGCCCTGCTGCTCGGCCGGTCCGAGTTCCGCGCCAAGGGCGACCCGGCGAACCCGTGGACCGCCGCGGTGGTCGCCGCGGTCGGCCTGGTGCTGGCCGCGCTGGTCGGCACCGGCCTGGTCGCCGTCACCAACGCCGCGCACGGCGCCGGCTTCGGCGACACCTTCGGCTACGCGCTGGTCCGGCTGGTCTCGCTGGTGCCCAGCGACGCGGACTTCATGACCATCTCCACGCCCGGCTGGGTGGACGTGGTGATCAACATCATGACCACCCTGCTGTTCCTGCTGGTCCTCTTCGTCGCCTTCCGCTCCCCGCGCGGCCGCGAACTGCTCGGCGCGCAGGACGAGGAGCGGCTGCGCTCGCTGCTCGCCGCGTACGGCGAACGCGACTCGCTCGGCTATTTCGCGCTGCGCCGCGACAAGAGCGTCATCTGGTCGCCCAGCGGCAAGTCCGCGATCGCCTACCGGGTGCTCGGCGGCGTCACCCTCGCCTCGGGCGACCCGATCGGCGACCCCGAGGCATGGCCCGGCGCTATCGACGCGTGGCTGGCCGAGGCCCGCCGGCACGCGTGGGTGCCCGCGGTGATGGGCGCGAGCGAGGAGGCCGGCACCGTCTACGCCCGGCACGGCCTGGACGCCCTGGAACTGGGCGACGAGGCGATCGTCGAGACCGGGGACTTCACCCTGGACGGCCGTGCGATGCGGACCGTCCGGCAGGCGTACAACCGGGTGAAGCGCTCGGGCTGCACGGTCCGCGTCCGGCGGCACGCGGAGATCCCCGCGGACGAGATGGACGCGCTGGTGGAGCGCGCCGACCACTGGCGCGACGGCGGCACCGAGCGCGGCTTCTCGATGGCGCTCGGCCGACTCGGCGACCCCGCGGACGGCGACTGCGTGATGGTCGAGTGCCACGACGGCGACGGCCGGCCGGTGGCGATGCTGAGCTTCGTGCCGTGGGGGCCGCACGGGCTGTCGCTGGACCTGATGCGGCGTGACCGCGGCGCGGACAACGGGCTGATCGAGTTCATGGTGATCGAGCTGATCCAGCGGGCCGACGAGGTGGGGGTGGCGCAGATCTCGCTGAACTTCGCGATGTTCCGGTCGGTGTTCGAGCGCGGCTCGCGGCTGGGCGCGGGCCCGGTGCTGCGGCTGTGGCACTCGCTGCTGACGTTCTTCTCGCGGTGGTGGCAGATCGAGTCGCTGTACCGCGCCAACGCCAAGTTCCGGCCGATCTGGGAGCCGCGGTATGTGCTGTTCGGGAAGTCGAGCGAGCTGCCCAGGATCGGCATCGCGGGAGCGCGGGCCGAGGGCTTCCTCGGCGTCCCCCGCATCCCGGTGCCGCTGCGGCGGCGGCGTGAGACGCCGTGAGGGGGCGTGGGTCCCGGGCCCGCTGCGGCGGTTCGCGCGCGCCGAGTGGGGCGTCGTCTTCCCCGACGTGTGGCGCCGGCTGCGCAGCGCGCGGCTGCGGGCGGTGCCGCTGACGCTCGCCTCCTGCGCGGGCGTCCTGGTGTTGCAACTGGTCCAGCACGACGAGGAGTCGAGCGACTGGGTCGAGCGGCTGGGCGGCGTCTACGCCACGCTGCCCTGGTGGATCGCGGCGCTGCGCACACCACTCTCGCTGTTCGTGCCCGACCCCTCGCTGCCGGTGTGGGGACTGCTGCTCCAGGTGGCCGTGGTGTTCGGCATCGCCGAGACCACGCTGGGCGCGCGGCGCACGCTCGTGCTGGCGCTGCTGGCCACGGTCGCGGGCACGTGGTTCGCGCGCTGGTCGCTGTGGACGGGCGCGGACCCGCTGCTGGGCCTCGCGCCCCGCGCCCTGCGGGTCCGCGACACCGGGCCGTCGGCGGCGGTGGTCGCCCTCGGCGTCCACACCGCGTGCCGCTACCGCGCGTGGACCACGGCGGCGGTGATCGCCTCGGCGATGGCGCTCGAAGCACTCTGGGACCCCAACCTCGCGGGCTACGAGCACCTTGCGGGCATCACCGCGATCCTCGTCGTGACCTTCGCCGAACTGCGCACGCCGGCGCTGCGCCGGGCGTGGCGCTTGTAGGCGCGGGGCGGGCGCGGAACCGGCAGGACGCGGAGCCGGCAGGCGCCGGGCTGGACCGAGTGGGCGTCAGCCGGAGACTTGGGTGCGGGTATCGCGGGCGCCGCGTGCTCCGGTGCGGGCGCCGCGTGCTCCGGTCCGGGTATCGCGGGCTCCGGTGCGGCCGGTGAACTCCCGTGGCACTGACCCCATGAGTCGCGGGAGTGCCCTGGAATCCCTTGACGCGAGGACCGTGCGCACCTGAGACTGAGCACGTCTCGGAGAGCGCTCTCCAACCACCGATCTGCGCCTGCCCCGCTCGCTCGCGACCGTCGTCGGCCGGGGTGAGCCGCCCGGCCGGGCGACCGCGCACCCGTAGCGCCGCGCATGCGTAGCACCGCGCGCCCGCACACCCACACCGGACCTGGGAGAAACGCATGACCGTTCGTCCGAGCCCGAACCTGAGTCCGCGCGGGGGCAGCAGCCCACGCCGAAGCCGACGCACGAGCCGTCGTCCCG from Actinacidiphila sp. DG2A-62 includes:
- a CDS encoding nicotinate-nucleotide--dimethylbenzimidazole phosphoribosyltransferase, which produces MDRIDLDAFGTLVERPDASMRRDSQDRWRDLVRPAAGLGKPAELADWLAAVQGQVPARPITRPRALVFAADHGVSALGVSARPAGTASALARAVVDGTAPVAVLARLYGASIRLVDMALDCDPAELPAEATAHRVRRGSGRVDVEDALTLEEADQAFRAGVAIADEEADSGTDLVLLGDLSVGGTTVAGILIAALCGTDASVVTGRGSGIDDLTWMRKCAAIRDGLRRARPVLGDQLALLAAVGGADFAAITGFLLQAAVRKLPVVLDGVVSAACALVAQRIAFRAPDWWVAGVATGEAGQDKALDRVSLEPLLDRGVSTGGGAGSVLALPLLQAAAALSAELRPETPERSEAEPTPDVTA
- a CDS encoding phosphatidylglycerol lysyltransferase domain-containing protein yields the protein MGTARRAAALTVWYLRIVTAVNLLGAVWVSFGADIRRHNAQDYFTPYLLTAGFTSTAFALFLAVVMGRRKRAAWILNLVLCGLFFAALALSMVWPDIHRHPQNWVSLGVTTAFLVALLLGRSEFRAKGDPANPWTAAVVAAVGLVLAALVGTGLVAVTNAAHGAGFGDTFGYALVRLVSLVPSDADFMTISTPGWVDVVINIMTTLLFLLVLFVAFRSPRGRELLGAQDEERLRSLLAAYGERDSLGYFALRRDKSVIWSPSGKSAIAYRVLGGVTLASGDPIGDPEAWPGAIDAWLAEARRHAWVPAVMGASEEAGTVYARHGLDALELGDEAIVETGDFTLDGRAMRTVRQAYNRVKRSGCTVRVRRHAEIPADEMDALVERADHWRDGGTERGFSMALGRLGDPADGDCVMVECHDGDGRPVAMLSFVPWGPHGLSLDLMRRDRGADNGLIEFMVIELIQRADEVGVAQISLNFAMFRSVFERGSRLGAGPVLRLWHSLLTFFSRWWQIESLYRANAKFRPIWEPRYVLFGKSSELPRIGIAGARAEGFLGVPRIPVPLRRRRETP